A portion of the Blautia hansenii DSM 20583 genome contains these proteins:
- a CDS encoding plasmid mobilization protein: MRKRYNTPHRSRVVKTRMTEEEYAEFAERLSACNMSQAEFIRQAITGAAIRPIITVSPVNDELLAAVGKLTAEYGRIGGNLNQIARTLNEWHSPYPQLAEEVRAAVSDLAALKFEVLQKVGDAVGNIQTYQL, from the coding sequence ATGCGAAAACGATACAACACGCCCCACCGCAGCCGGGTAGTCAAAACACGCATGACCGAGGAAGAATACGCCGAGTTTGCGGAAAGGCTTTCTGCCTGCAACATGAGCCAAGCCGAGTTTATCCGGCAAGCCATAACCGGGGCAGCCATACGCCCCATCATAACTGTTTCCCCCGTCAATGACGAGCTGCTTGCCGCTGTCGGGAAGCTGACCGCCGAATACGGCAGGATCGGCGGCAACTTAAACCAGATAGCCCGGACGCTGAATGAGTGGCACAGCCCCTACCCGCAGCTTGCCGAGGAGGTACGGGCGGCGGTTTCCGACCTTGCTGCCCTGAAGTTTGAAGTTTTGCAGAAAGTGGGTGACGCTGTTGGCAACATTCAAACATATCAGCTCTAA
- a CDS encoding relaxase/mobilization nuclease domain-containing protein: MATFKHISSKNADYGAAEAYLTFEHDEFTMKPTLDENGRLIPREDYRISSLNCGGEDFAVACMRANLRYEKNQKREDVKSHHYIISFDPRDGTDNGLTVDRAQELGEQFCKEHFPGHQALICTHPDGHNHSGNIHVHIVINSLRIYEVPLLPYMDRPADTREGCKHRCTNTAMEYFKSEVMEMCHREGLYQIDLLNGSKERITEREYWAAKKGQLALDKENAAREAAGQPTKPTKFETDKAKLRRTIRQALSQAGSFDEFSSLLLREGVTVKESRGRLSYLTPDRTKPITARKLGDDFDKAAVLALLTQNAHRAAEQTKAIPEYPVAVKKPSQGEKTAKTTPADNTLQRMVDREAKRTEGKGVGYDRWAAKHNLKQMAATVTAYQQYGFSSPEELDEACSAAYTAMRKSLTELKQVEKTLDGKKELQRQVLAYSKTRPVRDGLKQQKNAKAKAAYRQKHESDFIIADAAARYFRENGISKLPSYKALQAEIETLIKEKNSGYNDYRAKREEYRRLQTVKGNIDQILRRSEPQRRKEQSHER, from the coding sequence TTGGCAACATTCAAACATATCAGCTCTAAAAATGCCGACTATGGCGCAGCGGAAGCCTACCTCACATTTGAGCATGACGAGTTTACCATGAAGCCCACCCTTGATGAAAACGGGCGGCTGATACCGAGGGAGGATTACCGCATTTCTTCCCTCAACTGCGGGGGCGAGGATTTCGCTGTTGCCTGTATGCGAGCCAATCTCCGCTATGAGAAAAACCAAAAACGGGAAGATGTGAAAAGCCACCATTATATCATCAGCTTTGACCCACGGGACGGGACAGACAACGGCTTGACCGTAGACCGGGCGCAGGAGCTGGGCGAGCAGTTCTGTAAAGAGCATTTCCCCGGACACCAAGCCCTAATCTGCACCCACCCGGACGGGCATAACCACAGCGGCAATATCCATGTGCATATCGTCATCAACTCCCTGCGGATTTATGAAGTCCCGCTTCTGCCCTACATGGACAGACCAGCCGACACACGGGAGGGCTGCAAGCACCGCTGCACCAATACCGCTATGGAATATTTCAAGAGTGAAGTCATGGAGATGTGCCACCGGGAGGGGCTTTACCAAATCGACCTCTTGAACGGCAGCAAGGAACGGATAACCGAACGGGAATACTGGGCGGCAAAGAAAGGGCAGCTTGCCCTTGATAAAGAGAACGCCGCCAGAGAAGCCGCAGGACAGCCGACCAAGCCCACCAAGTTTGAAACGGACAAGGCGAAGCTGCGCCGGACGATACGGCAGGCACTTTCCCAAGCTGGCAGCTTTGACGAGTTTTCTTCCCTTTTGCTGCGGGAGGGTGTGACCGTCAAGGAGAGCCGAGGGCGGCTTTCCTACCTCACGCCGGACAGGACAAAGCCTATCACAGCCCGGAAGCTGGGGGACGATTTTGACAAGGCTGCTGTCCTTGCCCTGCTCACGCAGAACGCCCACAGAGCCGCCGAACAGACCAAAGCCATACCCGAATACCCTGTCGCAGTTAAAAAGCCGTCACAAGGGGAAAAAACCGCAAAAACCACCCCGGCAGACAACACCTTGCAGCGCATGGTTGACCGGGAAGCCAAGCGAACCGAGGGCAAGGGCGTGGGCTATGACCGCTGGGCGGCAAAGCACAACCTAAAGCAGATGGCGGCTACCGTTACCGCCTACCAGCAGTACGGCTTTTCTTCCCCGGAGGAACTGGACGAAGCCTGTTCTGCCGCCTATACCGCCATGCGGAAAAGCCTTACGGAGCTGAAGCAGGTGGAAAAGACACTGGACGGGAAAAAGGAGCTGCAACGGCAGGTGCTTGCCTATTCCAAGACCCGCCCTGTCCGGGACGGGCTGAAACAGCAGAAAAACGCCAAAGCAAAAGCAGCCTACCGACAGAAGCACGAAAGCGACTTTATCATAGCAGACGCAGCCGCCCGCTATTTCAGGGAGAACGGCATTTCCAAGCTGCCGAGCTATAAAGCCCTGCAAGCAGAGATTGAAACCCTTATCAAAGAGAAAAACAGCGGCTACAACGATTACCGGGCAAAACGGGAGGAATACCGCCGCTTACAGACTGTCAAGGGCAATATCGACCAGATTTTACGCCGGAGCGAGCCGCAGCGCAGAAAGGAGCAGAGCCATGAACGGTAA